In a single window of the Dinghuibacter silviterrae genome:
- a CDS encoding aspartate kinase, producing MKIMKFGGTSVGKPERMHQVRELITRDNEPKIVVLSALSGTTNTLVSIGESCAQGEKAGAKDIIDKLEAHYRSFVKDLLKPGPARDKANGIVSEHFEFLNIILKISFNEALNKDILAQGELLSTKLFSCYLQQEGLTHKLLPALEFMSIDSYDEPQVGSIKVRLGMLLEENKETPLFITQGYICRNAKGEIDNLKRGGSDYTASLVAAAIQASVCEIWTDIDGMHNNDPRIVDKTLPIETLSFDEAAELAYFGAKILHPASIWPAQHYNVPVKLLNTMQPDAKGTIIQEKASSRGAKAVAAKDGIIAIKIKSSRMLLAYGFLRKIFEVFEKYRTPIDMVTTSEVAVSLTIDTKAHLAEIIKELEPFGTVEVDEEQTIVSVVGHELAEEKATLTRLFDALDGIPVRMVSFGGSPHNVSLLVPAEHKKKTLQLLNKGLFGL from the coding sequence ATGAAAATCATGAAGTTTGGTGGGACTTCCGTCGGGAAGCCCGAAAGGATGCACCAAGTCAGGGAACTGATCACCCGGGACAATGAACCCAAGATCGTCGTTTTGTCTGCGCTGTCGGGTACCACGAACACGTTGGTATCGATCGGCGAATCCTGCGCCCAGGGCGAGAAGGCCGGCGCCAAGGACATCATCGATAAGCTGGAGGCGCACTACCGGTCCTTTGTAAAGGACCTGCTCAAGCCCGGACCAGCCCGGGATAAGGCGAACGGGATCGTGTCGGAGCACTTCGAGTTCCTGAACATCATCCTGAAGATATCGTTTAACGAAGCCCTCAATAAGGACATCCTGGCCCAGGGGGAACTCCTGAGCACCAAACTTTTCTCCTGTTATCTCCAGCAGGAAGGCCTCACACACAAGCTGCTGCCCGCGCTGGAGTTCATGAGCATCGACAGTTATGACGAACCCCAGGTTGGGTCCATCAAGGTCCGTTTGGGGATGCTCCTCGAAGAAAATAAGGAAACGCCCTTGTTTATCACCCAGGGCTATATCTGCCGTAACGCCAAAGGCGAGATCGACAACCTCAAAAGGGGGGGAAGCGATTATACGGCTTCCCTGGTCGCCGCCGCCATCCAGGCTTCGGTGTGCGAGATTTGGACAGACATCGACGGCATGCACAACAACGATCCCCGCATCGTCGATAAAACGCTGCCGATCGAAACCCTTAGTTTCGACGAAGCCGCGGAGCTGGCTTATTTTGGGGCCAAGATCCTCCACCCCGCCTCCATCTGGCCGGCGCAGCACTACAATGTACCGGTGAAACTGCTCAATACAATGCAGCCCGATGCCAAAGGCACGATCATCCAGGAAAAAGCTTCTTCCCGGGGTGCAAAAGCGGTTGCCGCAAAAGACGGCATCATCGCCATCAAGATCAAAAGCAGCCGCATGCTCCTGGCGTATGGCTTCCTGAGGAAAATATTCGAAGTGTTCGAAAAATACCGGACCCCCATCGATATGGTGACCACTTCCGAAGTGGCGGTTTCCCTGACCATCGACACCAAGGCCCACCTTGCGGAGATCATCAAGGAACTGGAGCCTTTTGGAACGGTCGAGGTGGACGAGGAACAAACCATCGTATCCGTGGTCGGACACGAGCTTGCCGAGGAAAAGGCAACGCTGACGCGTCTTTTCGACGCCCTGGACGGCATACCGGTCCGAATGGTCTCCTTTGGGGGCAGCCCGCACAACGTATCCCTCCTGGTACCGGCCGAGCACAAGAAAAAGACCCTTCAATTACTGAATAAAGGGTTGTTCGGGTTGTAA
- a CDS encoding proline dehydrogenase family protein — translation MREISFDNTENAFAYKSDKALRKARLLFSSMGYPLLVKWGTRMTPLAMRLNLPVKGLIRGTIFEQFVGGETLEETSGVAATLARFGVGVILDYGVEGKEGEENFDHATEEFVRVIRYAGSRPNIPLISVKVTGFARFGLLEKLDSLSGPDDGYKGIVHTDSLGASEKAEWERVVARMTRICEAAASAKVGVLVDAEETWIQDPVDALTTLMMERFNRDGRAVVFNTVQLYRHDRLAFLKGSYEVAHERGFLLGAKLVRGAYMEKERKRAAEQHYPSPIQPTKEATDRDYNLGVEFCIRHIEDISLIVASHNENSNLLAVRLLQERHLPLDHPHIHFSQLYGMSDNISFNLAAAGCPVSKYLPFGPIGDVIPYLMRRAQENSSVSGQTGRELSLIHKELERRKG, via the coding sequence ATGAGGGAGATTTCTTTTGACAATACCGAGAACGCATTCGCCTACAAATCAGACAAGGCGCTCAGGAAAGCGCGTCTCCTGTTTAGCTCGATGGGGTATCCCCTGCTGGTGAAATGGGGTACGCGGATGACGCCTTTGGCCATGCGGCTGAACCTGCCCGTGAAAGGTTTGATCCGGGGGACCATCTTCGAACAATTCGTGGGTGGAGAAACCCTGGAGGAAACCTCCGGTGTTGCGGCAACGCTGGCCCGTTTTGGAGTGGGTGTCATTCTCGATTACGGGGTGGAAGGCAAAGAGGGAGAAGAGAACTTCGACCATGCGACCGAAGAATTTGTCCGGGTCATCCGTTATGCGGGGTCCCGGCCCAACATCCCGCTGATCAGCGTAAAGGTCACCGGGTTTGCCCGTTTCGGACTTTTGGAGAAGCTGGACAGTTTGTCCGGCCCCGATGACGGGTACAAGGGGATCGTCCACACGGACTCACTGGGGGCTTCCGAAAAAGCCGAATGGGAAAGGGTCGTCGCGCGCATGACGCGGATCTGCGAGGCGGCCGCTTCGGCAAAGGTGGGCGTCCTGGTGGATGCGGAGGAAACCTGGATCCAGGATCCGGTGGATGCGCTTACCACGCTGATGATGGAACGGTTTAACCGGGACGGCAGGGCGGTTGTGTTCAATACGGTTCAGTTGTACCGGCACGACCGCCTGGCTTTTCTGAAGGGGAGCTATGAGGTTGCACACGAGCGGGGTTTTCTCTTAGGGGCCAAGCTGGTACGCGGGGCGTATATGGAAAAGGAAAGGAAAAGGGCCGCCGAACAGCACTATCCTTCTCCCATCCAGCCCACCAAGGAAGCCACCGACAGGGACTATAACCTGGGCGTGGAATTCTGTATCCGGCATATCGAGGATATCTCCCTGATCGTTGCTTCGCACAACGAGAACAGCAACCTGCTCGCGGTACGCCTGCTCCAGGAACGGCACCTTCCCCTGGACCATCCGCATATCCATTTCTCCCAGCTGTATGGGATGAGCGATAATATTTCCTTCAACCTGGCCGCCGCGGGTTGCCCGGTCAGCAAATACCTTCCCTTCGGACCGATCGGGGACGTCATTCCCTACCTGATGCGCCGCGCCCAGGAGAACAGCTCGGTCTCGGGTCAAACCGGCAGGGAATTGAGTCTCATACATAAGGAGCTGGAGCGCCGGAAGGGGTAG
- a CDS encoding thymidylate synthase, which yields MQSYLDLLATILDKGTVKTDRTGTGTISCFGPQLRFDLSAGFPLVTTKKLHLKSIIYELLWFLRGDTNIAYLKQHGVSIWDEWADADGDLGPVYGKQWRSWEGADGKTIDQITDVVRQIKTSPDSRRMIVSAWNVADVPKMALAPCHCLFQFYVAGGRLSCQLYQRSADVFLGVPFNIASYALLTLMMAQVCGLEPGEFVHTFGDVHLYSNHVEQAKLQLTRSPFPLPRMVLNPAIKDIFGFTFEDFTLENYQSHPAIKAPVAV from the coding sequence ATGCAGTCCTATCTCGACCTACTAGCGACCATTCTTGACAAGGGGACGGTCAAAACCGACCGGACGGGCACGGGCACGATCAGTTGCTTCGGACCCCAGCTGCGGTTTGACCTGAGTGCCGGTTTTCCGCTGGTGACGACCAAAAAGCTCCACCTGAAGAGTATCATCTACGAATTGCTTTGGTTTCTCCGGGGCGATACCAATATCGCGTATCTGAAACAGCATGGTGTGTCGATATGGGACGAATGGGCCGATGCGGACGGTGACCTCGGACCGGTATACGGCAAACAATGGCGGAGCTGGGAAGGCGCCGACGGCAAGACGATCGACCAGATCACGGACGTGGTCCGTCAGATCAAAACCTCACCGGACAGCCGCCGTATGATCGTGAGTGCATGGAATGTGGCCGACGTACCCAAAATGGCGCTGGCGCCTTGTCATTGTCTTTTCCAGTTTTACGTGGCCGGTGGCCGGTTGTCGTGCCAGCTGTACCAAAGAAGCGCCGACGTTTTTCTCGGTGTACCCTTTAACATCGCCAGCTATGCGTTGCTCACCCTGATGATGGCCCAGGTTTGCGGCCTGGAGCCCGGTGAGTTTGTCCATACCTTTGGGGATGTGCATTTGTATTCGAACCATGTCGAACAAGCCAAATTACAATTGACCCGTTCGCCATTCCCTTTGCCAAGGATGGTACTCAACCCAGCGATCAAAGACATCTTCGGCTTTACGTTTGAAGACTTTACACTGGAGAACTACCAAAGCCACCCGGCCATCAAAGCCCCCGTCGCCGTATGA
- a CDS encoding dihydrofolate reductase, with product MIISAIVAAAENSAIGLKNDLPWRLPNDMKFYKYTTWGMPVIMGRGSWDSLGHKRLPGRFNIVLSTQPTLEIKDPEVWRASNLEEALALAAGMDCKEIFIIGGAKIYAAFMDRTDRIYLTRVHGRPEADTFFPEPDWTSWDLRQARRFEADARHAYAYTFETWERKR from the coding sequence ATGATCATCAGCGCCATCGTCGCCGCCGCCGAAAACAGCGCCATCGGGCTAAAGAACGACCTGCCGTGGCGGTTACCCAACGACATGAAGTTTTACAAGTACACGACCTGGGGGATGCCCGTGATCATGGGCCGTGGTTCCTGGGATTCTTTGGGGCACAAACGGCTGCCGGGACGTTTCAACATCGTGTTGAGCACCCAGCCTACCCTGGAGATCAAGGATCCGGAGGTATGGAGGGCGTCCAACCTGGAAGAGGCGCTTGCGCTGGCGGCGGGGATGGACTGCAAAGAAATATTTATCATCGGCGGTGCCAAGATATACGCCGCCTTTATGGATAGGACCGACCGAATTTACCTGACCCGGGTACACGGCAGGCCCGAGGCCGATACTTTTTTCCCGGAGCCGGACTGGACTTCATGGGATCTCCGGCAGGCCCGGCGTTTCGAGGCAGATGCCCGGCACGCGTATGCGTATACTTTTGAAACCTGGGAAAGAAAACGTTGA
- a CDS encoding O-methyltransferase, protein MTAANGKGHGIHSPFVFDMVTRVFGDKKVYPAYGAIESLRRHLSADRDTTIVIDDLGAGTGGAATQQRRLSSIARTALKPPKFGQLFFRLAQYYKPSTILELGTSLGITTAYLASGNPSASVVTCEGAPAIASVARRTFDTLGLSRIRLVEGNFDDTLGSVLSALSSLDFAYIDGNHRLEPTLRYYRQMQPRLHNESILVFDDIHWSLEMEEAWAAVKADPMVTCTVDLFFIGLVFFRREFHTPQHFTIRF, encoded by the coding sequence ATGACGGCCGCCAATGGAAAGGGGCATGGTATCCATTCGCCCTTCGTGTTTGACATGGTGACGCGTGTCTTTGGCGACAAAAAGGTATACCCAGCGTATGGGGCGATCGAGTCCTTGCGACGGCATCTTTCCGCCGATCGGGATACAACGATCGTCATCGACGACCTCGGTGCGGGGACCGGCGGCGCCGCCACCCAACAACGGCGGCTTTCCTCCATCGCCCGTACGGCGCTGAAGCCGCCGAAGTTCGGACAACTCTTTTTCCGGCTCGCGCAATACTACAAACCTTCGACGATCCTGGAATTGGGGACTTCGCTCGGGATCACGACGGCCTACCTGGCCTCGGGTAATCCCTCCGCCTCGGTCGTCACCTGCGAGGGCGCGCCGGCTATTGCTTCTGTGGCCCGTCGTACGTTTGACACGCTGGGGCTTTCGCGGATACGGCTCGTGGAAGGCAATTTCGATGACACGCTTGGCTCCGTGCTTTCGGCGCTGTCATCGCTCGACTTCGCGTACATTGACGGCAACCATCGGCTGGAACCAACGCTCCGGTATTACCGGCAGATGCAACCCCGGCTGCACAATGAGAGCATCCTCGTCTTCGACGACATCCACTGGAGCCTGGAGATGGAAGAGGCCTGGGCGGCCGTCAAAGCCGATCCGATGGTCACGTGTACGGTGGATTTGTTCTTTATCGGGCTCGTGTTTTTTCGGCGCGAGTTTCATACGCCGCAGCATTTTACGATAAGATTCTAA
- the hemL gene encoding glutamate-1-semialdehyde 2,1-aminomutase: MYEASQQLFDRAKASIPGGVNSPVRAFKSVGGTPLFIKNARGAYLYDADGNRYIDYIASWGPMILGHAYGPIVEAIREQALHSTSYGAPTELEIDMAELIRSMTPNVDLIRMVSSGTEACMSAVRLARGYTGRNKIIKFEGCYHGHADAFLVKAGSGVATFNIQTVPGVTAGVSADTLTAPYNDLEAVKTLAREHKGQIACIIIEPVAGNMGCILPLPGFLEGLRQLCDEEGIIFIMDEVMTGFRLAPGGAQQRLGVNADLVTYGKVIGAGMPVGAFGGKRAIMEHIAPLGNVYQAGTLSGNPIAMIAGFTMLRLLRDQPDIYTRLEEKTLYLRSGLDRVLAASGLPYRINQLGSMISVHFSEAPVTDFASAAASDIERFKRFFHALLRRGVYLPPSAYESWFLNDALTMADLDATIAAAEESLREVL, translated from the coding sequence ATGTACGAAGCCAGCCAACAATTGTTCGATCGCGCGAAAGCGTCTATCCCCGGGGGTGTAAACTCCCCTGTACGCGCCTTTAAAAGCGTCGGCGGTACACCCCTGTTTATAAAAAACGCCCGGGGCGCCTACCTCTACGACGCCGACGGCAACCGGTATATCGACTATATCGCCTCCTGGGGTCCCATGATCCTGGGGCACGCCTACGGGCCCATCGTGGAAGCGATCCGGGAACAGGCCCTTCATTCCACATCTTATGGCGCGCCGACCGAACTGGAAATCGACATGGCCGAGCTCATCCGGAGCATGACCCCCAACGTGGACCTCATCCGGATGGTCAGCAGCGGCACCGAAGCCTGCATGAGCGCTGTCCGTCTGGCCAGGGGATACACGGGCCGTAACAAAATCATCAAATTTGAAGGATGTTACCACGGACACGCCGACGCCTTTCTTGTCAAGGCCGGCAGCGGCGTCGCCACTTTTAATATCCAAACCGTCCCCGGTGTCACCGCCGGCGTATCGGCTGATACCCTTACCGCGCCCTATAACGACCTGGAGGCCGTAAAAACCCTGGCTCGTGAACATAAAGGCCAGATCGCCTGTATCATCATCGAACCCGTCGCCGGAAACATGGGTTGCATCCTTCCCCTCCCCGGCTTCCTCGAAGGGCTCCGGCAATTGTGCGACGAAGAAGGGATCATCTTTATCATGGACGAGGTGATGACGGGTTTCCGTCTCGCCCCCGGCGGCGCCCAACAACGCCTGGGTGTCAACGCCGACCTTGTCACTTATGGCAAAGTGATCGGCGCGGGCATGCCCGTCGGCGCCTTTGGTGGGAAAAGGGCCATCATGGAACACATCGCCCCCCTCGGCAACGTCTACCAGGCGGGGACCCTCAGCGGAAACCCCATCGCCATGATCGCAGGCTTTACCATGCTCCGCCTCTTGCGCGACCAACCGGACATCTATACCCGTCTCGAAGAAAAGACCCTTTACCTCCGTTCCGGTCTGGATCGTGTCCTCGCCGCCAGCGGTCTCCCCTACCGGATCAACCAACTGGGCTCGATGATCAGCGTCCACTTCAGCGAAGCACCCGTCACCGACTTCGCCAGCGCGGCCGCGTCCGACATCGAGCGTTTCAAACGGTTCTTCCACGCGCTGCTGCGCCGCGGTGTCTACCTGCCGCCTTCCGCGTATGAAAGCTGGTTCCTTAATGATGCGCTGACGATGGCGGATCTCGACGCGACCATCGCGGCCGCGGAGGAGAGCTTGCGTGAGGTGCTTTAG
- the hemB gene encoding porphobilinogen synthase — protein sequence MFQIKRNRILRTTPSLRALVAETTLTPNDFIVPLFIDEGEGQEVEIPSMPNYYRRSLDKTVREVEALWSIGIKSVLLFIKCTDDRKDNLGTEALNPNGLMQRSIRAIKAAVPGMIVMTDVALDPYSTYGHDGIVENGEIVNDPTVEVLANMSLSHAQAGADIVAPSDMMDGRIGAIRKTLEENGFTKTGILAYSAKYASCFYGPFRDALDSAPGFGDKKTYQMDYANRREAIKETLMDVEEGADIVMVKPAMAYLDIIREVRDAVTVPVSAYHVSGEYSMIKAAARMGWLNEDKAILESLCSIKRAGADLIATYFAKDAVKLLNA from the coding sequence ATGTTTCAGATTAAAAGGAACCGGATACTGAGGACCACGCCTTCCCTGCGGGCCCTCGTCGCAGAAACCACCCTTACCCCCAACGACTTTATCGTTCCTCTTTTTATCGATGAGGGTGAAGGGCAGGAAGTCGAAATCCCTTCCATGCCCAACTACTACCGGCGCTCCCTGGACAAAACCGTCCGGGAAGTCGAAGCACTATGGAGCATCGGCATCAAAAGTGTCCTGCTGTTCATCAAGTGCACCGACGACCGGAAAGACAACCTTGGCACCGAGGCCCTCAACCCCAACGGTCTTATGCAACGCAGCATCCGCGCCATCAAGGCCGCCGTCCCCGGGATGATCGTGATGACGGATGTGGCCCTGGACCCTTATTCCACCTACGGACACGACGGGATCGTGGAGAACGGCGAGATCGTCAACGATCCTACGGTCGAAGTCCTCGCCAACATGTCCCTCAGCCACGCCCAGGCCGGTGCAGACATCGTGGCCCCCAGCGACATGATGGACGGACGCATCGGGGCGATCCGGAAAACCCTGGAGGAAAACGGGTTTACAAAAACCGGTATCCTGGCCTACAGCGCCAAATATGCTTCCTGTTTCTATGGACCCTTCCGGGACGCCCTGGACAGCGCCCCCGGTTTTGGGGACAAAAAGACCTACCAGATGGACTACGCCAACCGGCGCGAGGCCATCAAAGAAACCCTGATGGACGTGGAAGAAGGCGCCGACATCGTCATGGTCAAACCCGCGATGGCCTACCTGGACATCATCCGGGAAGTAAGAGACGCAGTGACCGTCCCCGTCAGTGCGTACCACGTCAGCGGGGAATATTCCATGATCAAGGCCGCCGCCCGTATGGGATGGCTCAACGAGGACAAGGCGATCCTGGAAAGCCTTTGTTCCATCAAACGCGCCGGGGCCGACCTGATCGCCACCTATTTTGCCAAGGACGCCGTAAAATTGCTCAACGCATAG
- the hemF gene encoding oxygen-dependent coproporphyrinogen oxidase yields the protein MDSIKDRFITHIHALQDQICTALEQTDGRAVFREDRWERPGGGGGITRVIADGAVFEKGGVNTSVVSGELPPAMKEHLKAAHNRFMAAGLSLVLHPVNPYVPTVHANWRFFELYDAEGRTADAWFGGGSDLTPYYIFPEDGEHFHRTLKEAMDPFDKEYYPMFKKHCDEYFINRHRGDEARGIGGVFYDYLRGDLAHLLSFQLANGHAFLPAYLPIVEKRKNLPYGEREQWWQEYRRGRYVEFNLVHDRGTLFGLKTNGRIESILMSLPPRARWAYDYQPETGSPEALLLEYLKPRQWIP from the coding sequence ATGGACAGCATAAAAGACCGTTTCATCACCCACATCCACGCCCTCCAGGACCAGATCTGCACCGCCCTCGAACAAACCGACGGGCGCGCCGTTTTCCGGGAGGACCGCTGGGAACGCCCCGGCGGGGGTGGTGGCATCACCCGGGTCATCGCCGACGGCGCCGTGTTCGAAAAAGGAGGTGTCAATACGTCCGTCGTATCCGGCGAACTTCCCCCGGCCATGAAAGAACACCTCAAGGCGGCCCACAACCGTTTTATGGCCGCCGGTCTTTCCCTGGTCCTCCACCCCGTCAACCCCTACGTCCCGACCGTCCACGCCAATTGGCGCTTCTTCGAGCTGTACGATGCCGAAGGCCGTACCGCCGACGCTTGGTTTGGAGGCGGAAGCGACCTCACGCCTTACTATATTTTCCCCGAGGATGGGGAACACTTCCATCGGACGCTTAAAGAGGCGATGGATCCATTTGATAAGGAGTACTATCCAATGTTCAAAAAACATTGCGATGAGTACTTTATCAATCGCCATCGCGGCGACGAAGCGCGCGGCATCGGAGGCGTATTTTATGACTACCTTCGAGGCGACCTCGCGCACCTCCTCTCCTTCCAACTCGCGAACGGCCACGCCTTCCTCCCCGCCTACCTCCCCATCGTAGAGAAGCGCAAAAACCTCCCCTACGGAGAGCGCGAGCAATGGTGGCAGGAATACCGCAGGGGCCGCTACGTCGAGTTCAACCTTGTCCACGACCGGGGCACCCTCTTCGGACTAAAGACCAACGGGCGGATCGAGTCCATCCTGATGAGCCTGCCCCCCAGGGCGCGCTGGGCGTATGACTACCAGCCGGAAACCGGGAGCCCCGAGGCCCTGCTCCTCGAATACCTGAAGCCAAGACAATGGATACCATAA
- the hemE gene encoding uroporphyrinogen decarboxylase translates to MSTPNNDLILRTLRGESVERPPVWMMRQAGRYLPDYMKLKDKYSFFERVQTPELATAITLQPVDQVGVDAAILFSDILVVPQAMGLEVQLIEHKGPLLPDPIQNATDLRRLHVPEPTEELGYVMDALRMIKSELAGRVPLIGFAGAPWTLLCYMVQGKGSKTFDEAKIFCYTQPELAHTLLDMITDTTIAYLRAQAAAGADLVQIFDSWGGLLSPEDFHTWSLPYIRRIVSAIKDTCPVIIFAKGAWHSLDAMAATGAHGLGIDWCIPPAMARQLAGDKVVLQGNYDPAHLLNPIPVIQKEVRAMLTAFGGHAHIANLGHGILPNVPVDHAKAFVETVKTWTA, encoded by the coding sequence ATGAGCACACCGAACAATGACCTGATCCTGCGTACCCTGCGCGGGGAATCCGTGGAACGCCCTCCTGTCTGGATGATGCGCCAGGCGGGAAGATACCTTCCCGATTACATGAAGTTGAAAGACAAGTATTCCTTTTTCGAACGCGTGCAAACCCCTGAACTGGCCACCGCGATTACGTTACAGCCGGTCGACCAGGTGGGTGTCGACGCCGCCATTCTTTTCTCCGACATCCTCGTCGTCCCCCAGGCGATGGGGCTGGAAGTCCAACTGATAGAACACAAGGGCCCCCTTCTTCCCGATCCCATACAAAATGCTACAGACCTCCGGCGGCTCCACGTTCCCGAGCCCACGGAAGAACTAGGCTACGTCATGGACGCCCTGCGGATGATCAAAAGCGAACTCGCGGGCAGGGTTCCCCTGATTGGTTTTGCGGGCGCCCCCTGGACGCTCTTGTGCTACATGGTCCAAGGCAAAGGATCGAAGACCTTTGACGAAGCAAAGATCTTTTGTTATACCCAGCCGGAGCTCGCCCATACGTTGCTCGACATGATTACCGACACGACGATCGCCTACCTCCGCGCACAGGCGGCCGCCGGGGCGGACCTGGTCCAGATCTTCGACTCCTGGGGAGGCCTGCTCAGCCCGGAAGATTTCCATACCTGGTCCCTTCCCTATATCCGGCGGATCGTGTCCGCGATCAAGGACACCTGCCCCGTCATCATTTTTGCCAAGGGCGCCTGGCATTCCCTGGACGCCATGGCCGCCACCGGGGCCCACGGCCTGGGGATCGACTGGTGTATTCCCCCCGCCATGGCCCGTCAACTCGCCGGTGACAAGGTCGTTCTCCAGGGGAACTATGACCCGGCCCACCTCCTGAACCCCATACCCGTCATCCAGAAAGAAGTCAGGGCCATGCTCACCGCCTTTGGCGGCCATGCCCATATCGCTAACCTGGGCCACGGCATCCTCCCCAACGTTCCCGTCGATCATGCCAAAGCCTTTGTAGAAACCGTGAAGACATGGACAGCATAA
- a CDS encoding uroporphyrinogen-III synthase, whose amino-acid sequence MGATHSILSTKILDDRARSFARSRGWSLREEEFITTRPLPWDPPPMDTRTVAIFTSAAGVVRLGDPAAVMPPGGAAPAVACLSGKTLDTVVKRLPSAKLVCTAANSAALAHALVADGRFTKAVFFCARAHRPELPQILQKAGIDVTEVPVYETTGVSITIDTPYDAVLFFSPSGVDSFFQANRLHTGVACFAIGETTAISIKNHTDTRIVVSEAPTQEALLTCVRSYFDHQQCYE is encoded by the coding sequence ATGGGGGCGACGCACTCCATATTGAGCACAAAGATCCTCGACGACCGCGCGCGCTCGTTCGCCCGCTCCCGCGGGTGGTCCCTGAGGGAAGAAGAATTTATCACGACCCGGCCGCTCCCCTGGGACCCGCCGCCTATGGACACCCGCACCGTCGCCATCTTCACCAGCGCCGCCGGCGTGGTGCGGCTCGGCGACCCTGCTGCCGTGATGCCGCCCGGCGGCGCGGCCCCGGCCGTCGCCTGTCTCTCTGGCAAAACCCTGGACACTGTCGTGAAACGCCTGCCTTCGGCAAAGCTGGTATGCACTGCCGCCAATTCGGCTGCCCTTGCCCACGCCCTGGTCGCCGACGGGCGGTTTACAAAGGCCGTTTTCTTTTGCGCCCGCGCACACCGGCCGGAGCTGCCACAAATCCTCCAGAAAGCCGGTATCGACGTGACCGAGGTCCCCGTCTATGAAACTACCGGCGTCTCCATAACGATCGATACCCCTTACGACGCTGTTCTTTTTTTTAGTCCCAGCGGCGTCGACAGTTTTTTTCAAGCCAACCGTCTGCACACCGGCGTCGCCTGTTTCGCCATCGGCGAGACGACGGCCATCAGCATAAAGAACCATACGGACACACGCATCGTCGTCAGTGAGGCGCCTACCCAGGAAGCCCTCCTGACCTGTGTCCGGTCTTATTTTGATCACCAGCAATGTTACGAATGA
- the hemC gene encoding hydroxymethylbilane synthase → MQQTIRIGTRDSQLAVWQATLVRDQLVAGGHSAELVYIKSEGDIDLVTPLYAIGVQGVFTRTLDAALLSGRIDMAVHSMKDVPVQLAQGLAAAAVLTRANPGDLFVYKGDAAFLDDPESIATIATSSLRRRAQWLHRYPHHRIDNLRGNVNTRLAKVASSDWQGALFAAAGLERIGLRPANSIPLDWMLPAPAQGAILVACREDDTRIRSVCAPLHHEPTALCVDMERTFLSALMGGCSTPIGALAEIAGDHLRFRGNACSLDGKTCLSVEKKVPLPAELSAQAPTGESLAQASLGESRRAATADLARAAAGELLARGATTLIQKVTT, encoded by the coding sequence ATGCAGCAAACAATCCGCATAGGAACCCGCGATAGCCAGTTGGCGGTATGGCAAGCAACGCTTGTCCGGGACCAATTGGTCGCCGGCGGTCATTCCGCAGAACTCGTATACATCAAAAGCGAGGGCGACATCGACCTCGTCACCCCCCTTTACGCCATAGGCGTACAGGGCGTTTTTACACGAACCCTCGACGCCGCCCTTCTCAGCGGGCGCATCGACATGGCCGTCCACTCCATGAAGGACGTCCCCGTCCAACTCGCCCAGGGGCTGGCCGCCGCCGCCGTGTTGACCCGCGCCAACCCCGGTGACCTTTTTGTCTATAAGGGCGACGCCGCTTTTCTCGACGACCCCGAAAGCATCGCCACCATCGCCACGAGCAGCCTCCGCCGCCGTGCCCAATGGCTGCACCGTTACCCGCACCACAGGATCGACAACCTGAGGGGAAACGTCAATACCCGTCTCGCCAAAGTAGCCTCCAGCGACTGGCAGGGCGCCCTCTTCGCCGCCGCCGGTCTCGAACGCATCGGCCTGAGACCGGCCAACAGCATTCCGCTGGACTGGATGCTCCCCGCCCCTGCCCAGGGCGCCATCCTGGTCGCCTGCCGTGAAGACGACACCCGCATACGCTCCGTCTGCGCCCCTCTTCACCACGAGCCGACCGCACTGTGCGTCGATATGGAAAGGACGTTTTTATCCGCCTTGATGGGCGGGTGTTCCACCCCCATCGGCGCCCTCGCCGAAATCGCCGGTGACCATCTCCGTTTTCGCGGCAATGCCTGCAGCCTGGATGGGAAGACTTGTTTGTCTGTGGAAAAAAAGGTGCCCCTCCCGGCGGAACTTTCCGCCCAGGCCCCAACGGGCGAAAGCCTCGCCCAGGCCTCCCTCGGCGAAAGCCGACGGGCCGCCACCGCGGATCTTGCCCGCGCCGCCGCCGGCGAGCTACTCGCCCGGGGCGCCACCACCCTCATTCAAAAAGTCACCACCTGA